The following are from one region of the Amyelois transitella isolate CPQ chromosome 21, ilAmyTran1.1, whole genome shotgun sequence genome:
- the LOC106138775 gene encoding ankyrin repeat and SAM domain-containing protein 1A isoform X3 gives MTATLMGNCLFKGSTTTLDGIGLRPMPAERPKTLRKLKSVYDTSPSEAPVGNFSSNGQVERNVNGVEDEVRRRSNTTSSNQSGDKSLSILSPFDEQEEWAKISEIMASFGSKLVRESVFVSELEQEFTSRLGLSCSESSLSPSVASNLGLWLSGMGLHDYEPLFVESGFDDIDFINGILDDNDLREMGIEENDRQKILESSKQLPLKIAEISNNHNNNNISKNQNESVEEWLRNINLDQYSDTFRKHLYVDMDRVKRIWEVELTAVLEIHKAGHRKRILASVSGEQNGPINNMEDISADLSTLKNNIQQLKEEIKEKLPENLKPVPPPVVPTLAPPGGETLKRSKKNRPAPQPPRPSDLEIRAPSELLVGVPGALKTQWKHQPFVLVTGAVTYVANYLGSTVVKELRGTESTKKSIQKLKKSTKEPRDSPDIILSISYRGVKFLNTITRELVCEHEIRNIHCACQDADDLTHFAYITKDHATKSHYCHVFRVATMDQATEVILTLGEAFEVAYQMALREQSNRTRVTQSLAKTPTHDPMTTSNKEKPNTNHGRSHSITEIKLNGHQLKIVPMPASLSNEDFQAAARNSDGSKSPRTPLLKAPIASTEEL, from the exons ATGACTGCTACACTAATGGGAAACT GCCTGTTCAAAGGCTCAACGACCACTCTCGACGGGATCGGTCTCCGGCCGATGCCAGCCGAACGGCCGAAGACCCTCCGCAAATTGAAGTCCGTGTACGATACGTCTCCTTCCGAGGCGCCAGTGGGTAACTTCAGCAGCAATGGACAGGTGGAGAGGAACGTCAACGGTGTCGAGGACGAGGTCAGGCGGCGCAGCAACACGACCAGCTCCAACCAGAGTGGCGATAAGTCGCTGTCGATTCTTAGCCCGTTTGATGAACAG GAGGAATGGGCGAAGATCTCCGAGATAATGGCGTCGTTTGGTAGCAAGCTGGTCCGGGAATCAGTATTCGTGTCCGAGTTGGAGCAGGAGTTCACGTCCCGACTCGGCCTTAGCTGTTCCGAGTCCAGTCTGAGCCCCTCCGTGGCTTCGAACCTGGGTCTCTGGCTGTCGGGCATGGGGCTTCATGATTACGAACCTCTTTTTGTGGAGAGCGGGTTCGATGACATCGATTTTATT AACGGTATCCTAGACGACAATGACCTCCGAGAAATGGGCATAGAAGAGAACGACAGACAGAAGATTCTAGAATCATCGAAACAGTTACCTCTGAAAATAGCGGAAATAAGCAATAatcataacaataataatataagtaaaaatcaaAACGAATCTGTAGAAGAATGGTTGAGGAACATTAACTTAGATCAATATAGCGATACGTTTAGGAAACATTTATATGTTGATATGGATAGAGTTAAAAGGATTTGGGAGGTGGAATTGACGGCTGTCCTGGAGATCCACAAGGCCGGTCACAGGAAAAGGATCCTGGCGTCGGTCTCGGGGGAACAGAATGGACCTATCAATAATATGGAAGACATTAGTGCCGATCTCAGTACCTTG AAGAACAACATACAACAGCTCAAAGAAGAAATCAAAGAAAAGCTGCCTGAAAATCTGAAGCCCGTGCCCCCTCCAGTGGTGCCCACACTGGCTCCACCTGGCGGCGAGACGTTGAAACGTAGCAAAAAGAACAGGCCTGCTCCTCAACCGCCAAGACCCTCGGACCTGGAGATCAGAGCGCCTTCAGAACTCCTCGTTGGGGTGCCCGGGGCTCTGAAGACCCAGTGGAAGCATCAGCCGTTCGTGTTGGTGACTGGGGCGGTGACGTATGTCGCTAAT TACCTGGGCTCCACGGTAGTGAAAGAGCTCCGGGGGACGGAATCCACTAAGAAGTCCATACAGAAGCTGAAGAAGTCGACCAAAGAACCCCGGGATTCCCCCGACATCATCCTCTCCATCAGCTATAGAGGCGTGAAGTTCCTTAACACTATTACTAGg GAGCTGGTCTGCGAACATGAGATCCGCAACATCCACTGCGCGTGTCAGGACGCCGACGACCTCACTCACTTCGCCTACATCACCAAGGACCACGCCACCAAGAGCCACTACTGCCATGTCTTCAGAGTTGCTACTATG gATCAAGCCACGgaagtaattttaactttaggCGAGGCATTCGAAGTGGCTTACCAAATGGCTTTGAGGGAACAGTCGAACAGAACGAGAGTGACCCAATCGTTAGCTAAAACTCCAACCCACGACCCCATGACGACCTCTAATAAAGAAAAACCAAATACCAACCACGGCAGATCACATTCCATTACAGAAATTAAGTTGAACGGTCACCAGCTTAAAATAGTACCGATGCCGGCATCGCTATCTAATGAAGACTTCCAGGCGGCTGCCAGAAACTCTGATGGCTCGAAGAGTCCTAGAACTCCTCTGTTGAAAGCACCCATAGCCTCCACTGAAGAATTGTGA
- the LOC106138775 gene encoding ankyrin repeat and SAM domain-containing protein 1A isoform X2 — translation MLCASANIPDYAAADGQMGLFKGSTTTLDGIGLRPMPAERPKTLRKLKSVYDTSPSEAPVGNFSSNGQVERNVNGVEDEVRRRSNTTSSNQSGDKSLSILSPFDEQEEWAKISEIMASFGSKLVRESVFVSELEQEFTSRLGLSCSESSLSPSVASNLGLWLSGMGLHDYEPLFVESGFDDIDFINGILDDNDLREMGIEENDRQKILESSKQLPLKIAEISNNHNNNNISKNQNESVEEWLRNINLDQYSDTFRKHLYVDMDRVKRIWEVELTAVLEIHKAGHRKRILASVSGEQNGPINNMEDISADLSTLNNIQQLKEEIKEKLPENLKPVPPPVVPTLAPPGGETLKRSKKNRPAPQPPRPSDLEIRAPSELLVGVPGALKTQWKHQPFVLVTGAVTYVANYLGSTVVKELRGTESTKKSIQKLKKSTKEPRDSPDIILSISYRGVKFLNTITRELVCEHEIRNIHCACQDADDLTHFAYITKDHATKSHYCHVFRVATMDQATEVILTLGEAFEVAYQMALREQSNRTRVTQSLAKTPTHDPMTTSNKEKPNTNHGRSHSITEIKLNGHQLKIVPMPASLSNEDFQAAARNSDGSKSPRTPLLKAPIASTEEL, via the exons GCCTGTTCAAAGGCTCAACGACCACTCTCGACGGGATCGGTCTCCGGCCGATGCCAGCCGAACGGCCGAAGACCCTCCGCAAATTGAAGTCCGTGTACGATACGTCTCCTTCCGAGGCGCCAGTGGGTAACTTCAGCAGCAATGGACAGGTGGAGAGGAACGTCAACGGTGTCGAGGACGAGGTCAGGCGGCGCAGCAACACGACCAGCTCCAACCAGAGTGGCGATAAGTCGCTGTCGATTCTTAGCCCGTTTGATGAACAG GAGGAATGGGCGAAGATCTCCGAGATAATGGCGTCGTTTGGTAGCAAGCTGGTCCGGGAATCAGTATTCGTGTCCGAGTTGGAGCAGGAGTTCACGTCCCGACTCGGCCTTAGCTGTTCCGAGTCCAGTCTGAGCCCCTCCGTGGCTTCGAACCTGGGTCTCTGGCTGTCGGGCATGGGGCTTCATGATTACGAACCTCTTTTTGTGGAGAGCGGGTTCGATGACATCGATTTTATT AACGGTATCCTAGACGACAATGACCTCCGAGAAATGGGCATAGAAGAGAACGACAGACAGAAGATTCTAGAATCATCGAAACAGTTACCTCTGAAAATAGCGGAAATAAGCAATAatcataacaataataatataagtaaaaatcaaAACGAATCTGTAGAAGAATGGTTGAGGAACATTAACTTAGATCAATATAGCGATACGTTTAGGAAACATTTATATGTTGATATGGATAGAGTTAAAAGGATTTGGGAGGTGGAATTGACGGCTGTCCTGGAGATCCACAAGGCCGGTCACAGGAAAAGGATCCTGGCGTCGGTCTCGGGGGAACAGAATGGACCTATCAATAATATGGAAGACATTAGTGCCGATCTCAGTACCTTG AACAACATACAACAGCTCAAAGAAGAAATCAAAGAAAAGCTGCCTGAAAATCTGAAGCCCGTGCCCCCTCCAGTGGTGCCCACACTGGCTCCACCTGGCGGCGAGACGTTGAAACGTAGCAAAAAGAACAGGCCTGCTCCTCAACCGCCAAGACCCTCGGACCTGGAGATCAGAGCGCCTTCAGAACTCCTCGTTGGGGTGCCCGGGGCTCTGAAGACCCAGTGGAAGCATCAGCCGTTCGTGTTGGTGACTGGGGCGGTGACGTATGTCGCTAAT TACCTGGGCTCCACGGTAGTGAAAGAGCTCCGGGGGACGGAATCCACTAAGAAGTCCATACAGAAGCTGAAGAAGTCGACCAAAGAACCCCGGGATTCCCCCGACATCATCCTCTCCATCAGCTATAGAGGCGTGAAGTTCCTTAACACTATTACTAGg GAGCTGGTCTGCGAACATGAGATCCGCAACATCCACTGCGCGTGTCAGGACGCCGACGACCTCACTCACTTCGCCTACATCACCAAGGACCACGCCACCAAGAGCCACTACTGCCATGTCTTCAGAGTTGCTACTATG gATCAAGCCACGgaagtaattttaactttaggCGAGGCATTCGAAGTGGCTTACCAAATGGCTTTGAGGGAACAGTCGAACAGAACGAGAGTGACCCAATCGTTAGCTAAAACTCCAACCCACGACCCCATGACGACCTCTAATAAAGAAAAACCAAATACCAACCACGGCAGATCACATTCCATTACAGAAATTAAGTTGAACGGTCACCAGCTTAAAATAGTACCGATGCCGGCATCGCTATCTAATGAAGACTTCCAGGCGGCTGCCAGAAACTCTGATGGCTCGAAGAGTCCTAGAACTCCTCTGTTGAAAGCACCCATAGCCTCCACTGAAGAATTGTGA
- the LOC106138775 gene encoding ankyrin repeat and SAM domain-containing protein 1A isoform X1, with product MLCASANIPDYAAADGQMGLFKGSTTTLDGIGLRPMPAERPKTLRKLKSVYDTSPSEAPVGNFSSNGQVERNVNGVEDEVRRRSNTTSSNQSGDKSLSILSPFDEQEEWAKISEIMASFGSKLVRESVFVSELEQEFTSRLGLSCSESSLSPSVASNLGLWLSGMGLHDYEPLFVESGFDDIDFINGILDDNDLREMGIEENDRQKILESSKQLPLKIAEISNNHNNNNISKNQNESVEEWLRNINLDQYSDTFRKHLYVDMDRVKRIWEVELTAVLEIHKAGHRKRILASVSGEQNGPINNMEDISADLSTLKNNIQQLKEEIKEKLPENLKPVPPPVVPTLAPPGGETLKRSKKNRPAPQPPRPSDLEIRAPSELLVGVPGALKTQWKHQPFVLVTGAVTYVANYLGSTVVKELRGTESTKKSIQKLKKSTKEPRDSPDIILSISYRGVKFLNTITRELVCEHEIRNIHCACQDADDLTHFAYITKDHATKSHYCHVFRVATMDQATEVILTLGEAFEVAYQMALREQSNRTRVTQSLAKTPTHDPMTTSNKEKPNTNHGRSHSITEIKLNGHQLKIVPMPASLSNEDFQAAARNSDGSKSPRTPLLKAPIASTEEL from the exons GCCTGTTCAAAGGCTCAACGACCACTCTCGACGGGATCGGTCTCCGGCCGATGCCAGCCGAACGGCCGAAGACCCTCCGCAAATTGAAGTCCGTGTACGATACGTCTCCTTCCGAGGCGCCAGTGGGTAACTTCAGCAGCAATGGACAGGTGGAGAGGAACGTCAACGGTGTCGAGGACGAGGTCAGGCGGCGCAGCAACACGACCAGCTCCAACCAGAGTGGCGATAAGTCGCTGTCGATTCTTAGCCCGTTTGATGAACAG GAGGAATGGGCGAAGATCTCCGAGATAATGGCGTCGTTTGGTAGCAAGCTGGTCCGGGAATCAGTATTCGTGTCCGAGTTGGAGCAGGAGTTCACGTCCCGACTCGGCCTTAGCTGTTCCGAGTCCAGTCTGAGCCCCTCCGTGGCTTCGAACCTGGGTCTCTGGCTGTCGGGCATGGGGCTTCATGATTACGAACCTCTTTTTGTGGAGAGCGGGTTCGATGACATCGATTTTATT AACGGTATCCTAGACGACAATGACCTCCGAGAAATGGGCATAGAAGAGAACGACAGACAGAAGATTCTAGAATCATCGAAACAGTTACCTCTGAAAATAGCGGAAATAAGCAATAatcataacaataataatataagtaaaaatcaaAACGAATCTGTAGAAGAATGGTTGAGGAACATTAACTTAGATCAATATAGCGATACGTTTAGGAAACATTTATATGTTGATATGGATAGAGTTAAAAGGATTTGGGAGGTGGAATTGACGGCTGTCCTGGAGATCCACAAGGCCGGTCACAGGAAAAGGATCCTGGCGTCGGTCTCGGGGGAACAGAATGGACCTATCAATAATATGGAAGACATTAGTGCCGATCTCAGTACCTTG AAGAACAACATACAACAGCTCAAAGAAGAAATCAAAGAAAAGCTGCCTGAAAATCTGAAGCCCGTGCCCCCTCCAGTGGTGCCCACACTGGCTCCACCTGGCGGCGAGACGTTGAAACGTAGCAAAAAGAACAGGCCTGCTCCTCAACCGCCAAGACCCTCGGACCTGGAGATCAGAGCGCCTTCAGAACTCCTCGTTGGGGTGCCCGGGGCTCTGAAGACCCAGTGGAAGCATCAGCCGTTCGTGTTGGTGACTGGGGCGGTGACGTATGTCGCTAAT TACCTGGGCTCCACGGTAGTGAAAGAGCTCCGGGGGACGGAATCCACTAAGAAGTCCATACAGAAGCTGAAGAAGTCGACCAAAGAACCCCGGGATTCCCCCGACATCATCCTCTCCATCAGCTATAGAGGCGTGAAGTTCCTTAACACTATTACTAGg GAGCTGGTCTGCGAACATGAGATCCGCAACATCCACTGCGCGTGTCAGGACGCCGACGACCTCACTCACTTCGCCTACATCACCAAGGACCACGCCACCAAGAGCCACTACTGCCATGTCTTCAGAGTTGCTACTATG gATCAAGCCACGgaagtaattttaactttaggCGAGGCATTCGAAGTGGCTTACCAAATGGCTTTGAGGGAACAGTCGAACAGAACGAGAGTGACCCAATCGTTAGCTAAAACTCCAACCCACGACCCCATGACGACCTCTAATAAAGAAAAACCAAATACCAACCACGGCAGATCACATTCCATTACAGAAATTAAGTTGAACGGTCACCAGCTTAAAATAGTACCGATGCCGGCATCGCTATCTAATGAAGACTTCCAGGCGGCTGCCAGAAACTCTGATGGCTCGAAGAGTCCTAGAACTCCTCTGTTGAAAGCACCCATAGCCTCCACTGAAGAATTGTGA
- the LOC106138775 gene encoding ankyrin repeat and SAM domain-containing protein 1A isoform X4: MPAERPKTLRKLKSVYDTSPSEAPVGNFSSNGQVERNVNGVEDEVRRRSNTTSSNQSGDKSLSILSPFDEQEEWAKISEIMASFGSKLVRESVFVSELEQEFTSRLGLSCSESSLSPSVASNLGLWLSGMGLHDYEPLFVESGFDDIDFINGILDDNDLREMGIEENDRQKILESSKQLPLKIAEISNNHNNNNISKNQNESVEEWLRNINLDQYSDTFRKHLYVDMDRVKRIWEVELTAVLEIHKAGHRKRILASVSGEQNGPINNMEDISADLSTLKNNIQQLKEEIKEKLPENLKPVPPPVVPTLAPPGGETLKRSKKNRPAPQPPRPSDLEIRAPSELLVGVPGALKTQWKHQPFVLVTGAVTYVANYLGSTVVKELRGTESTKKSIQKLKKSTKEPRDSPDIILSISYRGVKFLNTITRELVCEHEIRNIHCACQDADDLTHFAYITKDHATKSHYCHVFRVATMDQATEVILTLGEAFEVAYQMALREQSNRTRVTQSLAKTPTHDPMTTSNKEKPNTNHGRSHSITEIKLNGHQLKIVPMPASLSNEDFQAAARNSDGSKSPRTPLLKAPIASTEEL, encoded by the exons ATGCCAGCCGAACGGCCGAAGACCCTCCGCAAATTGAAGTCCGTGTACGATACGTCTCCTTCCGAGGCGCCAGTGGGTAACTTCAGCAGCAATGGACAGGTGGAGAGGAACGTCAACGGTGTCGAGGACGAGGTCAGGCGGCGCAGCAACACGACCAGCTCCAACCAGAGTGGCGATAAGTCGCTGTCGATTCTTAGCCCGTTTGATGAACAG GAGGAATGGGCGAAGATCTCCGAGATAATGGCGTCGTTTGGTAGCAAGCTGGTCCGGGAATCAGTATTCGTGTCCGAGTTGGAGCAGGAGTTCACGTCCCGACTCGGCCTTAGCTGTTCCGAGTCCAGTCTGAGCCCCTCCGTGGCTTCGAACCTGGGTCTCTGGCTGTCGGGCATGGGGCTTCATGATTACGAACCTCTTTTTGTGGAGAGCGGGTTCGATGACATCGATTTTATT AACGGTATCCTAGACGACAATGACCTCCGAGAAATGGGCATAGAAGAGAACGACAGACAGAAGATTCTAGAATCATCGAAACAGTTACCTCTGAAAATAGCGGAAATAAGCAATAatcataacaataataatataagtaaaaatcaaAACGAATCTGTAGAAGAATGGTTGAGGAACATTAACTTAGATCAATATAGCGATACGTTTAGGAAACATTTATATGTTGATATGGATAGAGTTAAAAGGATTTGGGAGGTGGAATTGACGGCTGTCCTGGAGATCCACAAGGCCGGTCACAGGAAAAGGATCCTGGCGTCGGTCTCGGGGGAACAGAATGGACCTATCAATAATATGGAAGACATTAGTGCCGATCTCAGTACCTTG AAGAACAACATACAACAGCTCAAAGAAGAAATCAAAGAAAAGCTGCCTGAAAATCTGAAGCCCGTGCCCCCTCCAGTGGTGCCCACACTGGCTCCACCTGGCGGCGAGACGTTGAAACGTAGCAAAAAGAACAGGCCTGCTCCTCAACCGCCAAGACCCTCGGACCTGGAGATCAGAGCGCCTTCAGAACTCCTCGTTGGGGTGCCCGGGGCTCTGAAGACCCAGTGGAAGCATCAGCCGTTCGTGTTGGTGACTGGGGCGGTGACGTATGTCGCTAAT TACCTGGGCTCCACGGTAGTGAAAGAGCTCCGGGGGACGGAATCCACTAAGAAGTCCATACAGAAGCTGAAGAAGTCGACCAAAGAACCCCGGGATTCCCCCGACATCATCCTCTCCATCAGCTATAGAGGCGTGAAGTTCCTTAACACTATTACTAGg GAGCTGGTCTGCGAACATGAGATCCGCAACATCCACTGCGCGTGTCAGGACGCCGACGACCTCACTCACTTCGCCTACATCACCAAGGACCACGCCACCAAGAGCCACTACTGCCATGTCTTCAGAGTTGCTACTATG gATCAAGCCACGgaagtaattttaactttaggCGAGGCATTCGAAGTGGCTTACCAAATGGCTTTGAGGGAACAGTCGAACAGAACGAGAGTGACCCAATCGTTAGCTAAAACTCCAACCCACGACCCCATGACGACCTCTAATAAAGAAAAACCAAATACCAACCACGGCAGATCACATTCCATTACAGAAATTAAGTTGAACGGTCACCAGCTTAAAATAGTACCGATGCCGGCATCGCTATCTAATGAAGACTTCCAGGCGGCTGCCAGAAACTCTGATGGCTCGAAGAGTCCTAGAACTCCTCTGTTGAAAGCACCCATAGCCTCCACTGAAGAATTGTGA